The sequence ttatattttcctATAGAGAAATGGAATTATTGCTAACAGATTTCTCTGGATCTTGGAAAACAcctcaaacatttttttatgtatttctgAAAGTCAATCTagttgttttccatttttttcatttagaattATGATATTCCAACcattttcaatatataaaatctCCTATGGGAAAAAATGCTTCAtgttctttgaaattttcatgcCTAATTTTATATGGTAACTGTTTGGAGAAATGGCTTTCCCATTTTtgactaatgatttttttttttggttttccatggaaaagaaaaattagagagGGAGATTGCAAATGGAAGAGGTTTTCTACTACCTACTTGCATATGATTTGTTGGTTTTCATAATTAGGGCTTACATTATGTGTGAATATGTGTGAGCTGTTGATTttggtttctttctctttgtttaacAAATGGTGATTCTGATATAATTGTTTCTGATTCCATGAGTTCTTAAAGCTAGAAAATGAAATTGGAAACATCACCAGACAGGAGGCTGTCAGCATGGTGGGCAAGTCTACTTTCGGGTTTATATAATGATTTTCCTACCTGATGGAATGGTttgtttttatctgttttttttttcttcacgtTCTGCTCAATTGTATTACTTGTTTCATTTTGCTTGATCATCTCTTTACCCTGAATCTGAATTGTATCAGTTCTTGGAAACTCCTATTTGATTCACTTCGTTTTAATGTTAGAATGAGAAATTGATTctttattactaatattaatttACTTGTCTAGGTTATAGCTAATGATCTGGATGTCCAGAGATGTAATCTTCTCATCCACCAGACAAAAAGAATGTGCACTGCCAACTTGATAGTGACAAATAATGAAGCCCAGCACTTCCCTGGGTGTCGCTCAGACAAAAATGGCCCTAAAGCTTCTGAAATGAAATTCGAACCATAGATTAGTCAGCTTCTCTTTGATCGAGTGTTGTGTGATGTTCCCTATAGTGGAGGGGGTACCCTCTGCAAGGCTCCAGATATGTGGAGGAAATGGCGGGGATAGTTTCTCATGTTTATGTTTCATTAGCTTGCAGAGTggattatatttgttttcccCTCTAATACAGGAATCCAGGAAAGGGCAATGGGCTCCATAGTCTGCAAATTCAGATAGCGTTGCGAGGTACCTTAATGAAATACCTCCATAGTCTGAGATTTCAGGGCAACACAAAGGTTAGATTTGAAGAATTTGGTTGGAAGTTTATGGTAGCTGCAGAATTAGGATTCCTAGCATTTGGAGACAATCAGGGATTTCAAGGCTTTGACTTTGAAAAGAGTTGTCATGGGGCTTGTAGTGTAAATAGCATTTGAATTGGGTGAGATTTCAGGGCAACATGAAGGTTAGATTTGAAGAATTTGGTTTCTTGGAAGTTTATGGTAGCTGCAGAATTAGGTTTCCTAGCATTTTGTGGGTTGAAGAGAAAACAACAAGGGAATAACGCTGGTATCTAATGTAATAATGGGGTAAAACTTGGGATTGATGATAACAGGAGATGACAAAATTTGGTGCCTTTCTTCACTGTGGATTGGATGCTGCAGTATATATCCTTAGAGAAAGATGGAAGAATAAGTGTAAAAACAAGAGATAAGGAGAGGGCAACATGCCCTGCAGTAGCCAAAAAACACAAGCCCGTTTCCCAAAGTTTAATGAGATGCTAATAGAAAGTCTAGGAACTCTCTGTTGCCTTGTAAGGACTGCTGCAAACTAATTTGAACTCTAGAAAAATAGGAATAAGATTCTTCAACTCGAGATTGTCTAGAAGATTTACCTAATACCCACTTTTTTGTAGGGAATTGAAAAAATTGCAGCAATTGTGATGCTCTCCTGCTCAAGAGCTTGTGCATTTTTCCagaaataaaatctcaaactaAGTACTTTAACCCACACATTAAGGCTGACACAACCTAGAAAAATGCCTCTATTTCATGTTGCAATGTTCTCACGTAAGAACAACAGAGAGTTACTGAAATTAACCTACATGATACAACTAGTAATTCTCTTATCCCATGGCTGCATCTTCCCTGCCTTGGAACAATCAGCTTGTGGCCCAGAAAGCGTATGGTGACCCTTATTGACAATGTCCTGCCAAAAATCACCACCATTTATATGTATTGCTGGCTCACATAACAGTGTGCATTAAGTTTCTGATCTCCCCCTGGAACGCTGTGTGAGGATAGTGCCTCATGATCAGAACAGCGGGGCCTTTTTCATTGCTGTCCTCCAGAAACTCTCTCCTTTACCAGGTGAATTTTAGAGTCATTGATGCATCGTATTATTATAAAGAATCTGAGCAGTTAATGTTGAGAATGATGGGAGGCTAGTTGGACCTTGTAGCCAGTAATGGTTACTCCAAATCCCCACAGTTTCCTGTGTTCTGAAGATGGTGCTCCCTTGCTCATATCACTTTCTTCTCATCTCCCACTTGCAAAATGCTTAATCAGTATTTGAAATAAATGATGACTCCAACCTATTTTGAAGGATTTCTGtcacttttttcttttgctttgcaTGTTAGGCATTCATTGTATTAtatcaaattcaagattttCCTGCAGCCGCCATTCAGGAGAAACCCACTTAGAAAAAGAGTTTGTTCAAGAACACTAAACTGCAGGAAAAATTATCGAATCAGGTTACTGCAGAAAATAGTGGGATGGAGCCAGACTCCATAGATGCTGctgtagaaaaaaattatgaattagcCTCAGAGGCAGATTTAGTTGTTAATGAGCCAGATGAAGCTGCGATGGAACCTGATCTTTCTAATATATCTGACCAAAATGATTCAGAGGAAGCCTAAACTCTGGTTAAAGGGGAACCTGATTCAGGGAAGGCTGTATGGAAGAGAAAGTTGCAAATTCAAGGCAAATGAAAAGGGGGGGACCCTGTTATTCTCTTTAAAGATCAAGCTGTTATCAATCGCATAAAGATGTTCTATGGGATTGATGATTCATTTCCTTTTGATGGCCACTTAATCTCATGAAATAGTGACAAGAAACATGTGAAGAGAATTATCTGTCTCCAAGTCGGTTAAGGATGTCCTTGAGTTAAAGTTTCGTGTTGGCCAGCAACTTAAGATAGCATCTATCGGCCTGAAGATGTTTGGAAGTACATCTTCATGCTATTTTGGCAgtattgttttctttacatTGCTTTTCCTTTCAAAGGTCGCAGCCTAAGCCTCAGCCTCAGCCTTGGCATTTCCACCATTCCCTCTCTTCCTCTGGCCTGTTAGTGCTGTCTCATGTTGATTGACCGGCTCCAAAGTTTCTTTCTTAAAAGATCACAACCCTGTGCCCTGACCTACATTGATAGAGAGCAGTTCTTCTATATGTTTCTTTTCACCCAAAAAAGGTGGTTGCCTAGGTTGATTTAACAGAGAATTGTTCATTTCTTAATTGCTTacaccttttcctttttttttttttttaaaggagcgACAAACTTCAAGAGAAGGTACCTCTACCCCATGTGCTTTCAGTACCTACCATGTTTGGGTTATTAGTGGATAAATGTGTATTCACTATTTACGCATTGTTTTGATTGCAGACAGCAAAGCCATGTCAGATCCTACCAAAGCGGATGCTTCAACGATAGCCATTGGCTGCTGGAAAGGTAGATCCAATCTGAGCGTGATGGTCACTGCAATTGACTGCCAAGTATGACTAAACCATAGAAGAAGAGctgaaaagcaaaacaaaagggaTAAAAAGCTGATGAGGGGAAGATGAGGGGAAGATGTAAAACTTACCCACTTGGCTGCATACTAAAACGTTATCATCTCTAGTCCGAGGGCTGAGAATAGACACATCCACTACCAGTGGTTGCAACTTTTTGTTCAGAATAGGGAACCACTGCTCAAAAGCCTCTCAAGTACCAGAGAACTGCCATAAACCTTTTCACTTCCACCCTCCATTACTGCACTACAGAAATTCAAAGCACGGGTATAAAAGGTATTCAAAACATTCAATGAAAATACGAACCTTTTCTTTTCGAGAATGAGATTGAGAGGAGAATATGCGACTCAGCTTCACCTCAAAAGAAGAAACCAAACAGCTGCTCATGCAAACTAAACTATAAGAAGGTTAAATTTACAAAGAAATACATCACacctttcaaaaagaaattgctATCGGGGGCAAATTAAAGCGAAATTAAAGAGAAGCATGCAGTTTCAAAGCCATTTCCGCATAACACAAATTCAAAGCAGGGGTACACAAGGTATTCAAAACAGCCCGAGACAATAAAGACCTTTTTTTAGAGAATGCGATTGAGAGGATAACATGCGACTCAGATTCACCTCAAAATAAGAAACTAGTCAGCTGCTAATGCAAACTAAACTATAAGACGCTAAGATTTACAAATAACTACTTCACgcctttcaaaacaaaattgctGTTGGGAGCACATTAAAGAGAAGCATGCAGTTTCAAAGCCAGGACTGATCAAATCACAATTGACTTTATCTACAACACTTGCTCTTAGGTGGAATTTCTTGTGCAGGGCCTGGAATGATGATCTTCTTGCCGGACAAGGATGCCGGGTTACCGTTGCTTTGATTTTCACCAGCAATCAGGTTCTTCTTGTTTACAATGTTGAAGATCTCTGTCAACACAGTCATAAAGGCGCTCTCAACATTAGTTGCTTGCAATGCTGAGGTCTCCAGGAAGAATAATCCTTCCTTCTGAGCAAATTCATTGACATCCTCAGTGGGTACGGCCCGCTGGTCCTCAAGATCACTTTTGTTCCCAATCAGAATGATAACTATGTTCTTGTCGGCATGGCTACGCAGTTCTTCCAGCCAGCGTGGTATGTGATCAAATGTCTGGCGTTTGGTTATGTCATACACCAGCATTGCCCCAACAGCACCCCTGTAGTATGCACTTGTGACTGCTCTGTACCTGTTCATTGAACCACGTGAGCAGACAAGAAATCAATAttcatgaattataaaattgtaaTATCTATTCCATGCAATGAAATACAGTATCCTTTTCTTCCCAGATTAAGAACACAACAACATGGAATTTTGTGTTAAAGCACATAGAGTAAGATCTCACAAGGCGCCTGTGTTGTTCCCTTTTTCTCatagcaaaaaacaattattgccAGCCTGGATCCCAAAGATTCTTAACGATAGTATCTAGTCATTAAATATGATGTCCATCTCTGCGCACCTTGATATATACAGAATATATTTCAAGAATTGTTCCAAGCTATGTCATAGCTCCAAAGACAATATAAGATAAACGATCTTTCTTGTTcaacaataaagttttaagCACTAAAAGAAGATTTAAACATAACCTTACAATGTAATGAAATTCCTCGGAATTGCACAAAGTTCTTTGGAACTCCTAAATTCTCGATGCTCTAACAactttatatcaaataatacGAAAAATACTGAGGTTTGGAACAGTCTATATAGTGGAAGACAAAACCCCACAATAGATATGTTATTCTTTGAGGATGAACAAAAGAATAGTGACATAAGCCGGATCCACTTCCTAGGCCGAAAGCggctttaagaaaaataaataattattctttCATCAAGAATCAAACAAAAGGCCACCTTTTCTCCAGCCACAACATCAGCACTGTAAACATTAGAATTTAAATCCTCACCAGTCACCCAACAAAACCACCAAAAAAGGCAATAGAGGTGGCCAAAGAAGATATAGAAAAGCTAATAATGTAGCAAAACTTTTCAATCGGCACTTTATATGCAAggaaaaatgttaattttaaggGCCAGAAATAGCGAGTGCTGACCTGAAGACACATCACCCATTACAGCTTGACAGAGTCGAGAATCAAGATCTACCTTAACATGTATCCCCATGAACAGCCTCATATCCAGCATGATCACATTATATCTATTCATATACATATCCAAACTTACACCACAAACTTTAAACCCGATCAATTCGCATCCTGAAGTCTGACATTCACTAATCAAAAACTACAAACAGGCTGCAATCCAATCAATGacggaaaaacaaagaaaagcaagaaaaaaacaactaagCATACAAGCATATTATCAATGACGAAAAAACCATATCACATCCACAGTTTTAGACcaaccaaaagcaaaaacataGGAATGACGAAACTATTCTTAGCATTCCTCGttgaagcaaaaaacaaaacaaaacagggAGAATATCTGAAAGAAAGAATAGTTACCGTTCTTGACCAGCAGTATCCCAGATCTGGGCCTTGACACTCTTATGATCAATAACTAAAGTCCGAGTTTGAAACTCAACACCAATAGTAGCTTTAGAGTCAAGACTAAACTCGTTTCTAGCAAATCGAGCAAGTATTTGTGATTTCCCAACTGCTGAGTCCCCTATCAACACCACCTTAAATACATAGTCTATCTTTTGGCTCGCATCTCCATATCCACCCCCACTAGCCATTTTCTCATCCCCTCAACTCTCTCCAAATGGGTTTCCTTTGCTTCTTCTAAAGGAGAGGGTCATGCGTGCTGTGCTCTATAGCTACTAGATCTTAGGAGGAGTGTATGCTTTGCTTGCTACTGTTGCTGTACTGAAGGCAAACAAGCTAAAAAGATGATCAGAGTTGATAATCTGGTGTAAAGCATAGCAAATTTATATTGGTGCAATCAAGAAATCTGATCCATCTATTTGTAAGAGGTTTGGTATGATTTTGATGGGTTTCACCTGTTTGGCTCGTGTTTTCCtcacttttaaaacaaaataatttattaaaaaaagtatttagttagaatttttaaaattagttgttttatttttcagaatggaagttaatttttataaaagtaatttaaaggtatattatttctatttaaaaaagcatGAGAAGTGGgtgattttttagattaaaaaattaagttgttttacatgaaaaataaaaacaaccttaaatattttaaaaccttatttatttcattttaaggATGTTAGATGTCAATTTGTATGGATCCTTACTAAATTATTTATTGCTTCTATTTACTAAAAAGAGctatataatattttacattACTGTATTTATACTTATATTTTGTAtagtatttttatgtgttttcaatgaaaaaaatcatttcttaaataatttatatataaaaggtttGAGAGGTTGATTAATCAAAgtgtgtattttaaaatacatctttaaTACACCACATAAATGTTTTTGATACGAagacatttaatattttttttatttgataaatataaaataaatattttaagtgtggttgtgattaatttttaaaatgttttttatttagaaatatattaaaatgatattttttttatttttaacataagtatattaaaacaatttaaaaatatatataaaaaaaaattaataaaaaaaattaattttttaaaaaacatatgtttATACCTTCGCAGTTTCTGAGAAAAGACGACGATAAATTAAAGATGGGGTTCCAGTGAGAGTGTATTGGTATCTCTTCCGTAGCTTGAAACGCCATCGGTTTATTGCCTTTTGACAGCTCAGTGGTCTGAGAATGGTGCTCTGAGCTTTCCTTCTTAAAGTAAGAGAGACGATGCTGTTATGCTTCTGCATTTTTTTGCTCTCCAATCTCCATATGTGTTTAATCACCCCTCAACTGTGCATTCTGATGAAGATTATTTTGCATTCCGATGGAGAATCTTCTTGTGATGGGCTTTCTTATATTTTGTGTGCTTGGAGGAATTCATTATGTATGGAAGACATAATTTCATTTAAGACTTTGGATTTGTATTTTGCTTAGGCCGCCtgctaccaaaaaaaaaattcatgaattaaaatttttaatcaattcaatattaaaaaataaataaaattaaaaaaataattagaaaaattaaaaaattaaaaattaaaaaacaaacatatcaaGTTTCATGAGTAAACCTGTTAAACCCGTGAATCAGGTAACTCGGATCAACACATTAATTTTTCTCCTTGatttttgtgattgtttttttttttcaatttcattattttgcattaaattatttgcccttgagattttttattgttttacttttttttattgtttgtttattctAAGAGCATATTGGTACTAAAGTTAACTCAAATTGActcagggttttttttaagttttttttttactaaattttggtttctttactaggttatttttttgaaaatttgtttatCCTGATCTCATATCATACGTTGTTGATTTATCAAGTTACCTCAAGTTCACTCGACTTTTCTTATTTGtcgttgtattttttaaagtttttttatttttttacattaaattattaaacctgAACTTTacagtgttttttgttttttttaaattctttcgGTCCATATCTAGGtcatgttttagttaatttaatctGGACTGTTTTGAAATATCATCActtcaacatttcttttttagcattggataaataaattatccaaCCTTCAACGTCGCATAAGCCACATATTTAGTAGAATTCAAAAATCCATATAGATTATATTCTTGGACTTCTATTAGTcataatgcaagaaaaatagaatttatgCATACACTTCATAGCTCTAACTTCTTTTCCATCCTGGTGATAAACTCCACAAACCTTTCATTCAACAATCAATCACCAAACTCTTCAATTCTATAAGCACCATATCAAAATGTAAACTTAAATGAAAGTTTAGGCTTTTAGAATTTTGTCTTCTATTTTGGTAACTTTTTCCTTTGGAAATAATTCCTTTAAAAAGTGggacttttgttttctttattttagaagctttctatttttaaagatCTTCATGTACTCAATTGAATTTATAGCCGGTTTAAGGTGAATAGGGACGGTgaacaaaactataaaagatatttttttaaaatatttaagaaatattttattattattattttttacatatgatCTTGAGCaattttcattttgtattttgagtttttgttaagtgaaaacaattttcatttcataaagtataattaataaacataccttatttattctttttttttattattattattattaaatgaggGGCTTCAGCCATTACCCAAATTACTCATATGCTCTGGACGAGTGAGTCTCATATATTTTATACTAAACCAACCACATGTCGTATGCCATTAAAACTGATTGTTGAGTTCATATGTTTCATAGAAATTAAATTCCTTAattatctattattttaatatttacgTATTATACAAGGAAACTCTCGCCTTGTTATAttatcctttttctcttctGCCTATAAAAATAATGCATATGGGCATGGGAAGCCTAACTTGTAGGTCCAGACaaaaaatacttatattttatataaagcacCCATGTTATTTATCTTAATTAGCTGGGCAACTTGGAGTTCACatgaaaaagagagaataatccTAGGGATAGGCTGTCACGGGACACTGAGATGTATTTGTCTGAGAatattgatgaaataaatataaca is a genomic window of Populus alba chromosome 5, ASM523922v2, whole genome shotgun sequence containing:
- the LOC118031307 gene encoding ras-related protein Rab11D, with protein sequence MASGGGYGDASQKIDYVFKVVLIGDSAVGKSQILARFARNEFSLDSKATIGVEFQTRTLVIDHKSVKAQIWDTAGQERYRAVTSAYYRGAVGAMLVYDITKRQTFDHIPRWLEELRSHADKNIVIILIGNKSDLEDQRAVPTEDVNEFAQKEGLFFLETSALQATNVESAFMTVLTEIFNIVNKKNLIAGENQSNGNPASLSGKKIIIPGPAQEIPPKSKCCR